The sequence below is a genomic window from Draconibacterium halophilum.
TTACGGAAAGTGAGGTATTTTTTAATAACCTGTATTTAAACCTGAATCAGCCATTATTTACTTATAATACCCTGAAGCTGGAATTAAAAGAATTGGAGCTGAACTTTGAAAATGCAAGGATAAGTTACGCGATGCAGTACTTAAACCTCGAACGAAATGTTACCGAGTTTTTCTACAACGTGTACATGGCACAAATGAACCTGAACATTGCAAAAGACGAGCTGGCCAATACACAAAATAGTTATGATATTATAAAGAATAAAGTTGAAGCCGGATTAGCTGCAAAAGAAGAAGAATACCAGGCTGAGCTGAACCTGGCAACGGCAAAATCGACCTTGCAAAACAGCGAAGTTAGTTTTGAAAATGCCAAAGATCAGTTGAAATTATACCTCGGAATGGATCTTTTTGAAGACATAATGATTTTGGCCGATGTAAGCGTTAACCCGGTTCCCGTTAATTTGGATAAAGCCATTGAAAACGGTTTGGAATCGAGGATGGAGCTACGTCAGCGCGAAATTGATGTGGAAACCAGTCAGTTCGATCTTATTCGAACCAAAGCACAGAACGAATTCAGAGGAGATATGAACCTCAGATTTGGTATCACGGGCGATAACAAAGATTTAGGTAACATTTACCAAAATCCAACAAAAAGCCCGTCAGTAGGAATCAGTTTTAATATTCCGATTTTCGATTGGGGCGAGCGTAAAGCACGAATTGCTGCAGCCGAAGCAGCCATCGAATCGCAGGAGCTGAACCTGAATGAGGAGAAAAAACAAATTGTTGTTGATATTCGCCAGGTTTACCGTAATATTCTAAACCAGTTGAACCAGATTGAACTGGCAAAACAAAACCAGCGGAACGCTGAGTTGACCTACGAAATTAACCTCGAACGTTACGAAAATGGAGACCTGACAGGTATGGATCTTAACCTGTATCAGAATCAGCTTTCATCGCAGAAAGTAGCATTGAGCCAGGCACTTATAAATTACAAAATCGAATTATTAAACCTTAAAATACAATCGTTGTACGATTTCGAAAAAGACGAAGCTATTATCCCATCGGAATTGTATTTAAACGAAGATCAAGAATAAAACAGAAACGAGTCCCGAATAATCGGGGCGAGTTCATAGGATACCAAAAAACAAACAATTTTAATCAGATGAAAATCATACTAAAATGAAGCATATAAAATTACTTATCCTGTTAGGTGTTGTTGTTGCCGCCATTTCGTGTAACAACCAAACCAGTTCTGAATCAACCGAGTTAGCTGTTCCCGTTTCTGTTGAAAACATTAAACTCAAAAGTATTCAGCAATTTGTAAGTACTACCGGTACTGCAAAATCAGTTTACGAAACTGAATTGAGTTCCGAGATTGAAGGAAATTACATTCTGCAAACCAATCCCAGAACCGGGCGCAAATTTCAGTTGGGCGATCGCGTTGCCAAAGGTCAGGTTATTGTAAAGTTGGAAAATGCAGAATACCTGAATGGGCTGAATATCGAATCAATAAAATTAAATCTCGAGATTTCGGAGCAGGAATACGAAAAACAAAAATCATTGTACGAAAAAGGTGGTGTTACCATGCTCGAAATGCGTAACTCCGAGGTGTCGATGATAACAGCCAAGAACAATTACGAAAGTGCTCAGATACAGTTGGCAAAAATGGAGGTTGTAGCTCCTTTTTCAGGGTTATTGTTGCACTGCCTTATTATACCGAAGGCACTCGTGTTGCCGCCGGCGAAAGTATGGTTAGCCTGATGGATTACAGCAAAATGTATGTTGAAATTAATTTGCCTGAAAAAAATATTTCGGAAGTAACAACCGGACAGGAAGTAATGATTACAAACTACACCCTGACTGAAGATACGCTTACCGGACGTGTTGCCCAGCTGTCGCCAATTATCAGCGACGAAACACGAACATTTGCGGGAAAATTGGAGATCGATAATCCAGAGTTGAAATTACGTCCGGGAATGTTTGTAAAAGCAAATATTATTACTGCTCAAAAAGACAGCGCAATTGTTATCCCGAAAGATGTGATTATGACCGGATCGCGCGGGAAATACGTGTTTATTGTTGGACGTAACAGTGCTGCCAACGATCGGCGTATCACAACGGGAATCGCCAACCAGGATGAAATTGAAGTAACTGATGGATTAAGCCAGAACGACCGTTTGATTATAAAAGGATTTGAAACACTCCGCGATAATTCAAAAGTTAAAGTGATATTATAATAAGGCGGAAGCTGGAAGCCGGAAGTCAGAAACACTTCCGGCTTCGTGCTTCGTGCTTCTAACAATATATTATGAAACAACCATAACCAATTTATGCCACAAACGTGCATAATTAAGATTATGGGAGTTCCATCTAATACATCTGAAACTAATAATTATAATTAGATGAAAAAATTAACGCAATTTTCTGTCGATTACCCGGTTACCGTGCTAATGGTAGTGCTTGGCGTTTTGTTGCTGGGCTACATTTCGTACGATAAACTGGGAGTCGATCTGTTTCCCGATCTGAATTCGCCGCGCATTTTTGTGGAAGTGACATCGGGCGAGCGGCCTCCGGAAGAAATGGAGCAACAGTTTGTTGAAAACATCGAAGCGCTTGCCATTCGCCAGTCAGACGTGGTTCAGGT
It includes:
- a CDS encoding TolC family protein, encoding MQKLAIAIVLLASVTFAVQAQEALTLQRALSIAETGSPDLKLSLLNLERYQKNLEAQRAALKSRFSLQVDPVNYSKQRRFDNRVSEWYTNENFESRTLFTVAQPILITDGTVSLTNEFGWSSNNSTSSFTESEVFFNNLYLNLNQPLFTYNTLKLELKELELNFENARISYAMQYLNLERNVTEFFYNVYMAQMNLNIAKDELANTQNSYDIIKNKVEAGLAAKEEEYQAELNLATAKSTLQNSEVSFENAKDQLKLYLGMDLFEDIMILADVSVNPVPVNLDKAIENGLESRMELRQREIDVETSQFDLIRTKAQNEFRGDMNLRFGITGDNKDLGNIYQNPTKSPSVGISFNIPIFDWGERKARIAAAEAAIESQELNLNEEKKQIVVDIRQVYRNILNQLNQIELAKQNQRNAELTYEINLERYENGDLTGMDLNLYQNQLSSQKVALSQALINYKIELLNLKIQSLYDFEKDEAIIPSELYLNEDQE
- a CDS encoding efflux RND transporter periplasmic adaptor subunit — protein: MKHIKLLILLGVVVAAISCNNQTSSESTELAVPVSVENIKLKSIQQFVSTTGTAKSVYETELSSEIEGNYILQTNPRTGRKFQLGDRVAKGQVIVKLENAEYLNGLNIESIKLNLEISEQEYEKQKSLYEKGGVTMLEMRNSEVSMITAKNNYESAQIQLAKMEVVAPFSGLLLHCLIIPKALVLPPAKVWLA
- a CDS encoding efflux RND transporter periplasmic adaptor subunit, with amino-acid sequence MVSLMDYSKMYVEINLPEKNISEVTTGQEVMITNYTLTEDTLTGRVAQLSPIISDETRTFAGKLEIDNPELKLRPGMFVKANIITAQKDSAIVIPKDVIMTGSRGKYVFIVGRNSAANDRRITTGIANQDEIEVTDGLSQNDRLIIKGFETLRDNSKVKVIL